A single window of Cryptococcus depauperatus CBS 7841 chromosome 2, complete sequence DNA harbors:
- a CDS encoding glutathione-disulfide reductase has product MPPLSKTQAEEIGEYDYFVIGGGSGGLASARRASSYGAKVGLVEASPRLGGTCVNVGCVPKKVMWYTADVAENLRKSAAYGFGKEGEGAKIAADFKWTELKHKRDEYIKRLNGIYERNLVNDKVDYHSGYASFLNPHTLQIDGADGEKYIVRAKHIGIAVGSLPTLPSEDQVPGASYGISSDGFFELETQPKRVAVVGAGYISVELAGVFNTLGSETHLVIRHDQVLRTFDPMLSEVLVPYMEKTGMNVHKKTNVVKVEKTYSGSLLIHFDSSCEPIEVDTLLWAIGRHPHTDKLGLDKAGIKTDAKGNIVVDDYQNTNVPNIYAVGDVAGKALLTPVAIAAGRRLSNRLFGPEKFKNDHLSYENIPSVVFSHPTIGSIGLTEPEARAKYGDENIKIYKTSFRAMSFAMLDEDHKQPTSYKLIVTGPEEKVVGLHIIGEGSDEMLQGFGVAFKMGATKNDFDSCVAIHPTSAEELVTLR; this is encoded by the exons ATGCCCCCTCTTTCGAAAACTCAGGCAGAGGAGATTGGGGAATA TGATTACTTTGTTATTGGTGGCGGCTCTGGTGGTCTTGCTTCTGCT AGACGTGCTAGTTCCTATGGTGCCAAAGTGGGTCTTGTCGAGGCATCTCCACGGCTGGGAGGGACTTGTGTGAATGTTGG ATGTGTTCCCAAGA AGGTGATGTG GTACACTGCCGATGTAGCTGAAAACCTTCGTAAATCTGCTGCTTATGGGTTTGGAAAAGAGGGCGAAGGTGCCAAGATTGCTGCCGATTTTAAATGGACCGAACTCAAGCACAAACGAGACGAGTACATTAAACGTCTCAACGGTATTTA CGAGAGAAACCTTGTTAACGACAAGGTCGATTATCACTCTGGCTATGCGTCTTTTCTCAATCCACACACACTTCAAATTGACGGTGCGGATGGTGAGAAATACATTGTCCGAGCCAAACACATTGGTATTGCCGTTGGTAGTCTCCCTACCCTTCCTTCAGAAGACCAAGTCCCTGGAGCTTCATATGGTATTAGCTCTGACGGATTCTTTGAACTCGAGACTCAGCCCAAGAGGGTTGCTGTAGTTGGTGCAGGTTACATTTCCGTTGAGCTGGCGGGAGTTTTCAATACTCTCGGATCGGAAACTCATTTGGTCATTAGGCATGATCAAGTTTTGCGAACTTTTGATCCGATGTTGTCTGAAGTGTTAGTGCCATATATGGAAAAGACTGGAATGAATGTGCACAAGAAGACCAACGTCGTCAAGGTTGAGAAGACTTATTCAGGTTCGCTCTTGATTCACTTTGATTCTTCCTGTGAGCCAATTGAAGTCGACACCTTGTTGTGGGCGATCGGTCGACATCCTCACACGGATAAACTTGGTCTTGATAAGGCCGGCATCAAGACGGACGCAAAAGGCAATATCGTTGTAGACGACTACCAAAACACCAATGTTCCCAACATATACGCTGTCGGTGATGTTGCCGGCAAGGCGTTATTGACTCCTGTAGCTATCGCAGCGGGTAGGAGATTAAGTAATAGATTATTTGGCCCAGAAAAGTTCAAAAATGATCACTTGAGTTATGAGAATATCCCTAGTGTCGTCTTCTC CCACCCTACTATCGGTTCAATTGGTCTTACGGAGCCTGAAGCAAGGGCAAAGTACGGCGATGAAAATATCAAGATTTACAAGACTTCCTTCCGCGCTATGTCATTTGCTATGCTTGATGAAGACCACAAACAACCAACCTCTTACAAACTCATCGTCACAGGCCCTGAGGAAAAAGTTGTTGGATTGCATATCATTGGCGAAGGAAGTGATGAGATGCTTCAAGGCT TCGGTGTGGCTTTCAAGATGGGCGCAACAAAAAATGACTTTGATTCTTGTGTTGCCATTC ACCCTACATCTGCTGAAGAGCTCGTCACACTTCGTTAG